The following proteins are co-located in the Phaeodactylum tricornutum CCAP 1055/1 chromosome 2, whole genome shotgun sequence genome:
- a CDS encoding predicted protein, with product MNSVYELVIERNNRETAPFLSVHEANATLLIQVDALLTKYELSEREVSSLRQQLQDAAITSPGTKVTSAAAKAARKYEVQLRDKLEKLQDEYNAKLQSEANDQAAALKTAKDLSDMKDLNTAQEMTIANLREENKGAERAIEHLTNELSEAKSRTDLAEKQYDGLKKTIRSLQIENDHLKKESRIIEQRVVTEKGKTVDEVNILTEMVNSLKREVDMLRAYNKGSWFSKKVSKEKADNEDKQIVAKGQDSGRKWGTLGTVLPSAPKQTIDAHTMDGTCVKYDASGTNLVATSSSDSTVKIWDTNTGTVRVTFRGTVGHSMMCCDINGSTVVGGSSDKTCRVWNLRTQRMIHHLVGHAHKVTCVRLFANEHAVVTGSADRSLKVWDISHKTYRQTTTLRHSSTSNCVDVGTDSQTAVSGHLDGGLRFWDLRSGERTEDISGLHEGAITSCQFSPTDSSLVLTNGADSCLKITDLRTGLPTHTLRDGAFTTAHSWSHAVFSPDGRYVTAGSSSQGAVLVWSATDGSLVKTLRSHVAGVCAIDWCRGGSSGQQVASLDRQGKLILWA from the exons ATGAACAGTGTCTACGAGTTAGTGATTGAACGCAACAATCGCGAGACAGCTCCATTCTTGTCGGTTCACGAAGCAAACGCAACACTTTTAATTCAGGTAGATGCTCTCCTGACCAAGTATGAGCTCTCGGAACGAGAAGTTTCTAGTTTACGACAGCAACTGCAAGATGCAGCGATCACTTCACCAGGAACCAAAGTCACTTCGGCGGCAGCTAAGGCCGCTCGAAAGTATGAAGTCCAACTACGCGACAAGCTTGAAAAGTTGCAGGACGAATACAACGCCAAGCTCCAGTCAGAAGCCAACGATCAGGCTGCCGCACTGAAAACCGCCAAGGACTTGAGCGATATGAAGGATTTGAACACAGCGCAGGAAATGACAATCGCTAATTTGCGAGAAGAAAATAAAGGTGCTGAAAGAGCCATTGAACACTTGACTAACGAATTGTCCGAGGCCAAATCACGAACCGACTTGGCAGAAAAGCAGTATGATGGACTGAAAAAGACCATTCGCAGTCTCCAAATAGAAAACGACCATCTGAAGAAGGAAAGCCGAATAATTGAACAACGGGTAGTGACGGAAAAGGGGAAAACAGTTGATGAGGTGAATATTTTGACTGAAATGGTGAATTCACTCAAACGGGAAGTTGATATGCTTCGTGCCTACAATAAAGGTTCTTGGTTTAGCAAGAAAGTCTCCAAGGAAAAAGCTGATAACGAAGACAAACAAATTGTAGCAAAAGGACAGGATAGCGGACGGAAATGGGGCACTTTAGGAACGGTCTTGCCAAGCGCTCCCAAACAAACCATCGACGCGCATACTATGGACGGAACTTGCGTGAAGTACGATGCATCCGGGACCAATTTGGTGGCAACATCAAGCAGCGATTCAACCGTGAAAATATGGGATACCAACACGGGTACTGTACGGGTAACATTCCGGGGAACAGTCGGACATTCCATGATGTGTTGCGACATTAACGGTAGCACTGTGGTGGGAGGAAGCAGTGACAAAACTTGTAGGGTTTGGAATTTGAGGACTCAACGAATG ATTCATCATCTCGTTGGCCACGCCCACAAAGTTACTTGTGTTCGATTATTTGCCAATGAGCACGCCGTGGTTACTGGTTCTGCCGATCGTTCTCTCAAAGTGTGGGATATTTCACACAAAACCTACCGACAAACGACCACGTTACGCCACAGCTCTACATCAAATTGTGTTGATGTCGGAACCGATTCCCAGACGGCTGTTTCGGGGCATTTGGACGGAGGACTACGATTCTGGGATTTGCGCTCCGGAGAACGCACGGAAGATATATCCG GTCTCCACGAGGGCGCCATCACGTCTTGCCAGTTCTCTCCCACGGATTCCAGTTTGGTATTGACAAACGGAGCTGACTCGTGCTTGAAGATTACCGATCTGCGTACAGGCCTACCCACACATACGCTACGCGATGGTGCCTTCACTACGGCCCACAGCTGGTCTCACGCCGTATTTTCTCCGGACGGACGCTACGTGACGGCGGGCTCGAGCAGTCAAGGAGCAGTTCTGGTCTGGAGCGCAACCGACGGTAGTTTGGTCAAGACACTACGTTCACACGTTGCTGGCGTTTGCGCTATTGATTGGTGTCGCGGTGGATCCAGTGGCCAGCAAGTGGCATCGTTGGATCGGCAAGGAAAACTAATTTTGTGGGCGTAA
- a CDS encoding predicted protein, giving the protein MNQSLETHSSPASCECGQHIRLEHGLHDTVALLDDEPQKSFPLHAHTAALDASFVHLPSSILRDVACCPASSEPGGREFRDTLHDICLLEQALHDSDNPPHLCLECIQRVEQALLADTERLKYETKRYDEAVRDERDRQRSLHQALNAVSFAGLGDNFQPEFMSQSADADSSSPLLQRAEEAFRNEIEALQQCCDQQEDEIGHLRSLVKEQELIKQELQATELLVAAERNSLEVEARAFDNDHEQLCDHLLSIQKEVETLSSSQIRWPAFFLDVRIDTRGLRYPLINDLRLAYRAKGDLSWNEIQTAWSLAAQLLLIVGTIFEFASQEWKIVPLSHCAKLIQYPGGKKQPPTVYNIGCSGKQTSLALLAWNALLHEIIKDTSEKLNQAHKDGLLDLSVLPPLPFAMAKTTIGDLNLLRLSPEDDVRWSQAIQYTATNLQWLSVCTSAHTMQKSLTLYLIAHVRQKHVGPFIRPSSTFRILNKLVVNDKL; this is encoded by the exons ATGAACCAAAGCCTGGAAACCCATAGCAGCCCAGCGAGCTGCGAATGCGGACAGCACATCAGGCTTGAACATGGTTTACACGATACTGTGGCACTTCTTGACGATGAACCACAGAAGTCATTTCCACTACATGCACACACCGCAGCGTTAGACGCTTCCTTTGTTCACCTTCCCTCGTCCATCCTCAGGGATGTTGCTTGTTGTCCAGCTTCTTCGGAGCCGGGTGGTCGAGAATTCCGAGACACGCTTCATGACATCTGTCTGTTGGAGCAAGCTCTGCATGATAGCGATAACCCGCCACATCTCTGTCTTGAATGTATACAGCG TGTGGAACAAGCTCTACTTGCCGATACCGAACGGTTAAAATACGAAACTAAACGCTACGATGAAGCAGTCCGAGACGAGCGAGACCGGCAGCGTTCATTGCACCAAGCACTGAATGCTGTATCCTTTGCAGGCTTAGGCGACAATTTCCAGCCCGAGTTTATGTCACAAAGTGCTGATGCCGATAGCTCCAGTCCCCTACTTCAAAGAGCAGAAGAAGCCTTTCGGAATGAGATTGAGGCGTTGCAGCAATGTTGTGATCAGCAAGAGGACGAAATTGGTCACTTGCGATCGCTTGTGAAGGAACAGGAATTGATAAAACAAGAATTGCAGGCTACAGAATTGCTCGTCGCGGCAGAGAGAAATTCTTTAGAGGTAGAAGCTCGCGCTTTCGACAACGATCACGAACAGCTGTGCGATCATTTGCTGAGTATACAAAAGGAAGTTGAGACGCTTTCGTCATCTCAAATTCGATGGCCTGCGTTTTTCCTGGACGTCCGTATTGATACAAGAGGATTGCGCTATCCATTGATAAATGACCTTAGGTTGGCTTATCGAGCGAAAGGCGATCTGTCGTGGAACGAAATACAGACGGCTTGGTCTCTGGCAGCACAATTGCTGTTAATTGTCGGAACCATATTTGAATTTGCATCACAAGAATGGAAAATTGTGCCGTTATCTCATTGCGCAAAGCTTATTCAGTACCCAGGCGGCAAAAAGCAGCCTCCTACGGTCTACAATATTGGCTGCTCCGGAAAGCAAACCAGCCTTGCTTTGTTGGCTTGGAATGCGCTCCTGCACGAGATAATAAAAGATACATCTGAAAAGCTTAATCAGGCGCACAAAGATGGTCTCTTGGATTTATCGGTACTGCCGCCTTTGCCCTTTGCTATGGCGAAAACAACCATTGGGGATTTGAACTTGCTGCGATTGTCGCCGGAGGACGATGTTCGATGGTCTCAAGCAATTCAATATACGGCAACGAATCTGCAGTGGCTGTCGGTTTGTACATCAGCTCATACAATGCAAAAG TCTTTGACGCTGTACTTAATTGCACATGTAAGGCAAAAGCACGTCGGCCCATTCATCCGGCCCTCAAGCACTTTCCGTATTCTGAACAAGCTtgtcgtcaacgacaagcttTGA
- a CDS encoding predicted protein, with amino-acid sequence MSQSSRLFFTLIPKETAVVLIEFQNEFATPGGKLYDAVKPCMEQTNTLENSKKLMDAARNAGCTIIHCPICFDPGHNEIAEFPYGILAGVKEGAAFTNGEWGADFCETMIPSPGDLIVKGKSGLCGFQSTNLDFLLSQKGIKNVVLGGFLTNCCVESTMRTAYEKGYQVYTLKDCVAATSVEAQNATLAYNFGMFSVATTSVEVLEALQTTIAV; translated from the coding sequence ATGTCCCAATCATCCCGTCTTTTCTTTACGCTGATTCCTAAAGAGACCGCCGTCGTTCTTATTGAGTTTCAGAACGAGTTTGCCACACCAGGAGGTAAGCTGTATGATGCTGTGAAGCCTTGTATGGAACAAACCAACACGCTCGAGAACTCCAAAAAACTCATGGACGCGGCGCGAAACGCTGGTTGTACCATCATTCACTGCCCCATTTGTTTCGATCCGGGTCACAACGAAATTGCCGAGTTTCCCTACGGTATCTTGGCCGGCGTCAAGGAGGGTGCAGCCTTTACCAACGGCGAATGGGGTGCAGATTTCTGCGAAACCATGATACCCTCCCCGGGAGATCTCATTGTGAAAGGCAAGTCAGGACTATGCGGCTTTCAATCCACCAACTTGGATTTTCTCTTGAGTCAAAAAGGTATAAAAAATGTCGTGTTGGGAGGATTCTTAACAAACTGCTGTGTCGAATCCACCATGCGCACGGCCTATGAGAAAGGTTACCAGGTGTACACACTCAAGGATTGTGTTGCCGCGACATCAGTGGAAGCGCAAAATGCTACGCTTGCATATAATTTTGGTATGTTTTCCGTCGCAACCACGAGTGTGGAGGTTTTGGAGGCACTCCAAACCACAATTGCTGTCTAA
- a CDS encoding predicted protein (Putative isochorismatase involve in siderophore biosynthesis in bacteria. Higher number of ESTs found in low decadienal library. Predicted to have 4 transmembrane domains.), with translation MIVYEQDLFGLKNLTRVHGSAVYRVVLPASVSSAILLIFHSLQIDNDQTQKAREDLIVQHPYVIGAFVGFFSFLLTFRLNFAYQRYWEGATAIHQMLSKWTDFGMNVAAFHYQSDVYDDIQPPSFGSHPNLRAKDIVGRERDFETTYEECVEKVELCLEEMQQESIANTSPAWWRGGLRRRRHKDHADSTRQPSTTTPHRLKSINANKETSSNSAPNRLDSYIPIPQRFQEQFGINLRRQSTPITTDSRANSRRSSLVKQSKASQNLVSRKARVPLPSLFLQETAHLLSLLAGVAFSTLRNDMEQAENPLNMYYPGKPWPAMDPDCLDKDTKHLYGEDQILWQSLYFMLGLDRSERHRTLYNAARPFGVLGGVSDQEIAMLQQAHGPYAKVALCTMWTQEFISREYMVGSAGKVAPPIVSRLYQFLSDGVVGYNQARKVAYIPYPFVNAQMTAFFSLSIIFIFPMLMYSYVNVLWFACVLNFTVVTCFLGMHEVARELENPMQNAPNDLPLVTYQAQFNEALVTMYAGFHPDSWWEIRSQESKDDNTQF, from the exons ATGATTGTCTACGAACAGGACCTATTTGGTCTCAAAAATTTGACCCGCGTGCACGGATCAGCTGTTTACCGAGTAGTCTTACCAGCTTCAGTCTCGTCCGCGATCCTCCTGATTTTTCACAGTTTACAAATCGACAATGACCAGACCCAAAAGGCACGAGAAGATCTCATCGTGCAGCATCCTTACGTCATTGGGGCCTTTGTTGgattcttttcttttctgttgACCTTTCGATTGAATTTTGCCTACCAGCGGTACTGGGAAGGGGCTACCGCTATACACCAGATGTTGAGCAAATGGACAGATTTCGGTATGAACGTGGCGGCTTTTCACTACCAGAGCGATGTATATGATGATATACAGCCACCGAGCTTTGGATCGCATCCAAATTTGCGAGCAAAAGACATTGTGGGACGTGAACGCGATTTCGAAACAACGTACGAGGAGTGCGTTGAGAAAGTAGAGCTCTgcttggaagaaatgcagCAAGAGAGTATCGCAAACACATCCCCGGCGTGGTGGAGAGGGGGATTACGACGTCGCAGACACAAAGACCACGCCGATTCGACTCGGCAACCGTCCACAACAACACCCCACAGACTTAAATCGAtcaatgccaacaaagagACTAGCAGCAATTCCGCCCCCAACCGCCTAGATTCATACATTCCCATCCCCCAGCGCTTCCAGGAACAATTTGGAATAAACTTGAGGAGACAGTCAACGCCTATCACCACGGATAGTCGAGCCAACAGCCGTCGTAGTAGTCTCGTCAAACAATCCAAAGCATCGCAAAATCTAGTTTCTCGTAAGGCACGCGTTCCTTTACCCAGCCTGTTTTTACAGGAAACTGCACATTTGCTTTCGCTTTTGGCCGGTGTCGCTTTCTCGACGCTCCGTAACGATATGGAGCAGGCCGAGAATCCTTTAAACATGTACTATCCCGGAAAACCCTGGCCTGCGATGGATCCGGATTGTCTCGATAAAGATACCAAGCACCTATACGGCGAAGATCAGATCCTATGGCAATCCTTGTACTTTATGCTTGGTTTAGATCGAAGTGAGCGACACAGGACGCTGTACAACGCCGCCAGACCGTTTGGTGTCCTTGGTGGTGTCAGTGATCAAGAAATTGCCATGCTTCAGCAAGCACATGGGCCGTACGCCAAGGTAGCGCTGTGTACAATGTGGACGCAAGAATTTATTAGCCGAGAATACATGGTAGGGTCGGCCGGAAAGGTGGCACCGCCGATTGTGTCGAGATTGTACCAATTTCTATCGGATGGTGTGGT TGGCTACAACCAGGCCCGGAAAGTTGCCTATATCCCTTATCCTTTTGTAAATGCTCAAATGACAGCATTTTTCAGCCTCAGTATCATATTCATTTTCCCCATGTTGATGTATTCCTACGTCAATGTTCTTTGGTTTGCTTGCGTACTAAATTTTACTGTCGTGACCTGTTTTCTGGGTATGCATGAGGTTGCTCGGGAATTGGAGAATCCTATGCAAAACGCGCCGAATGATTTACCCTTGGTCACCTATCAGGCCCAGTTCAACGAAGCGCTGGTAACCATGTATGCTGGCTTTCACCCGGATTCGTGGTGGGAGATTCGCAGCCAAGAGTCCAAGGATGATAACACGCAGTTC
- a CDS encoding predicted protein, translating to MITYNSGTFGFQLLFRLHGSAVFKSITPALISSIIYVIIYHTHDLENDDGELFDHPYPMGALISALTFLLAFRANFSYNRYWEAMTAVHQMHSKWLDAGMELAAFHLQSAAYDARKPPAFGSHPELKHLERERERLHAHTIEELESQLNSMENIQHSVRDRIKSVFNRSSRKANRTGSTRTKTEEQQTSPAPPLPSKGGQTMNLNNTSKSITAAGKISKYKKPRNPFKPWSHSKKPTSLPKNSKVSSSKDGTNAWEADSPPLFLQESAHLLSLLSAVAMSTLRNDLEQVGSPLDTFYPGVDWPHVDPDAMDADVRKDWALTTHRSYTVCKYLTGLSRTPKSRTLYNAARPFRVVGGVSDAEIDLLQAARGPLAKVALCTMWLQEFISREYLHGSTGHVAPPIISRLYQYTSDGMAGYNQARKVAYVPFPFPHAQITSLFVLVVVGLMPVLMLTYVTNEIFGIILNFLTVMCFAGLHEVARELENPFQNVPNDIPLNNFQAQFNESLMNMFTGYHPDAYWEVTQDVEPPTSSQLDALEEFRGKVQTAKEKVSQHGNGNKSTTARVSPKSSMRDDNNPEGDEFPIGVDNPVRANLEGNDSKERDQRPREIVQEDG from the coding sequence ATGATCACTTACAATTCAGGAACTTTTGGGTTTCAATTGCTTTTTCGCCTCCATGGCTCGGCAGTATTCAAGTCTATAACCCCCGCACTGATATCCAGCATCATTTACGTCATTATCTATCATACCCACGACTTAGAAAATGACGATGGTGAACTCTTCGATCATCCGTATCCCATGGGGGCGTTAATTTCTGCCTTGACGTTTCTCCTGGCCTTTCGAGCCAACTTCTCCTACAACCGCTACTGGGAAGCCATGACAGCGGTGCATCAAATGCATTCGAAATGGCTTGATGCTGGCATGGAATTAGCCGCCTTTCATCTGCAGAGTGCCGCTTACGATGCCCGAAAACCACCGGCATTTGGCTCTCATCCGGAATTGAAGCATCTAGAACGGGAGCGTGAACGATTGCACGCACATACCATTGAGGAACTCGAATCTCAGTTGAATAGTATGGAAAATATTCAGCACTCCGTACGAGATCGGATCAAATCTGTTTTCAACCGAAGTAGTCGCAAGGCCAACAGGACAGGTTCAACCCGGACAAAAACGGAAGAGCAACAAACATCTCCTGCGCCACCACTTCCCAGCAAAGGGGGACAAACGATGAATCTCAACAATACTTCCAAAAGCATCACTGCCGCTGGTAAGATCTCGAAGTATAAGAAACCACGCAATCCATTTAAACCTTGGTCCCACAGCAAAAAGCCAACGTCTTTGCCCAAAAACTCCAAAGTTTCTTCCAGCAAGGACGGTACCAACGCATGGGAAGCCGACTCGCCGCCATTGTTTCTTCAAGAATCCGCGCACTTGCTGAGTCTTCTTTCAGCAGTGGCCATGTCCACTTTACGGAATGATTTGGAACAGGTCGGTTCGCCATTGGATACCTTTTACCCCGGAGTCGACTGGCCACACGTCGATCCGGACGCTATGGATGCCGATGTTCGGAAAGACTGGGCTTTGACCACACACCGATCCTATACAGTATGTAAGTACTTGACTGGACTATCCAGAACTCCCAAATCCCGAACTCTGTATAACGCGGCTCGGCCCTTTCGAGTCGTGGGGGGTGTATCGGATGCCGAAATTGACCTGCTTCAGGCCGCACGGGGTCCGTTGGCCAAGGTCGCACTCTGTACAATGTGGCTCCAGGAATTCATTAGTCGAGAATATTTACACGGATCCACGGGACATGTGGCGCCACCTATTATTTCTCGCTTGTACCAATATACGTCGGATGGTATGGCAGGTTACAACCAGGCCCGCAAGGTTGCCTATGTGCCGTTTCCCTTTCCCCATGCCCAAATTACGTCGCTCTTTGTATTGGTTGTGGTAGGTCTCATGCCTGTACTGATGCTAACCTACGTGACAAACGAAATATTTGGAATTATTTTGAACTTTTTGACCGTCATGTGTTTTGCTGGACTACATGAAGTTGCTCGGGAACTGGAAAATCCTTTTCAGAATGTTCCCAACGATATTCCGCTCAATAACTTCCAAGCCCAATTCAATGAATCTCTCATGAATATGTTTACGGGGTACCATCCGGATGCTTATTGGGAAGTGACGCAAGATGTGGAACCGCCGACTTCCTCACAGCTTGATGCGCTCGAGGAATTTCGAGGAAAAGTACAAACTGCAAAGGAGAAGGTATCACAACATGGTAATGGTAACAAGTCTACAACAGCCCGGGTCTCGCCTAAATCCTCTATGCGTGACGACAATAATCCTGAAGGCGATGAGTTCCCGATTGGAGTGGATAATCCAGTACGAGCAAATTTGGAGGGCAATGACAGTAAAGAAAGGGATCAGAGACCTAGGGAAATCGTACAAGAGGACGGATGA
- a CDS encoding predicted protein, whose product MSRGPQFLVTQEDIDEDLIELGRSALAGYFNFPLDDWQLKAGGAICQGCNVIVCAPTGAGKTVVGEMALLHAFNGGDKGIYTTPLKALSNQKYSELCGTFPKQDTGLSTGDISINKGARITVMTTEVYRNIAWRSSTPTATLMGTNELLENTVVVLDEFHYMGQPGRGGVWEESIITSPSHTQIVGLSATLSNAAALAAWMEHVTGRRTILVEVPGQERPVPLRYLFATKEALYPLFRDPDAGPGAPKGLLGYRGDGDLPSNRQSTKKAKGFTHIMDGDDVDDDETNIKIPRGLQINPALKAAANKRMQKVNRAIERQKVRRHLSPQEDEDDWGGRKRNQSSRKMSPRDERKERERLLKNEMRRSVPSLPAILNRLKQKELLPAIFFIFSRAGCDDAARQVYQYMKGPRDPNCLLQDEREQLGIKEEQRYGTKNGKSRQRAVQRRGDLVEDSDGRTFRSKSNFISEQTLNALEMSTPLADDEFDESSPLSPDNWDFFSKAGLLSYAEVRDVASRVSRFNAGNPEIAFEDEVIEQYLFGAGSHHAGMLPAHKSFVEILYRNQLMKVVFATETLAAGINIAMNLLETSNLLQMAGRAGRRGMDTDGTCVIVATPFENHDEASRILIDPVKPISSQFSPSYSLAINLIARGEGKLDVARQLVSKSFAMWEKRKVEQHVVDAVENHGDDVSQALKVSAQDRFMKTLVDALQSQVDQRSAKFDVNRVESLLGILTDRDSLKKTSKSFVGATKMFELEYTTLSYLQKEYDALRARAEIEDSDFLSEIIAEDTKDLINQIENQRKRVETTEKEIGKHPFSIITGIANQIMEDAAFPESIVLNKALGSAREGHKRTELSSLTAQELSQFSKSAIIVTRKMRKVKTANPDVEDLFQQAEDLRNDSWNDMLSITKTLVAYGCLSIEHTLEGGESYEDQQYTISPAGINIGMLGFENSLWALVAMGGAWDVVGASAKLDDFRTAMEDFDNDEDWYQNRKGNDVLIPPKVVSIPISQKEADTLNGLLRAMDPSELAGYVASIVTDNSRGNGAPVVQLFQNLTPLQQRVIQSSLVSMERLVEVQKLYGVDEKTRSCILDISNCEVVTAWASGCSWQEALEISGSPPGDLARTLSRVLDAVRQLGNMPYSPIRKQELLDGPVVWDVSRGLHPEIRRLCRDAARLINRYPVKDPLQFEELDDEDVEILDEIEQFFEEDEIESEA is encoded by the exons ATGTCTCGTGGGCCACAATTCTTGGT TACACAAGAGGATATAGATGAGGACTTGATCGAGCTCGGCCGAAGTGCTCTGGCTGGATACTTTAACTTCCCTCTGGATGACTGGCAGCTTAAGGCGGGTGGAGCGATTTGTCAGGGCTGCAACGTAATTGTATGCGCCCCGACTGGTGCAGGGAAAACCGTGGTAGGAGAAATGGCGCTCCTACATGCATTCAACGGAGGTGACAAAGGAATTTACACGACGCCGCTCAAAGCGCTCAGCAACCAAAAGTACTCCGAACTGTGTGGTACCTTTCCAAAGCAGGACACAGGTCTATCGACAGGAGATATATCAATCAACAAAGGTGCTCGTATCACAGTCATGACGACCGAAGTATATCGCAACATTGCCTGGCGCTCGTCCACACCGACGGCAACACTCATGGGTACAAACGAACTTTTGGAGAATACCGTAGTTGTACTGGACGAGTTCCATTACATGGGACAACCTGGGCGTGGAGGAGTCTGGGAGGAATCCATTATTACTAGTCCCTCACATACCCAAATCGTAGGACTTTCGGCAACATTGTCGAACGCTGCTGCATTGGCGGCGTGGATGGAACATGTGACGGGACGTAGAACAATCCTGGTCGAGGTTCCGGGACAAGAACGACCTGTGCCACTGCGATATCTGTTTGCTACTAAGGAAGCGCTTTATCCCTTGTTTAGGGATCCAGACGCAGGTCCCGGTGCGCCCAAGGGGCTACTGGGATATCGGGGAGACGGCGATCTCCCGTCAAACCGTCAATCAAccaaaaaagcaaaaggattTACTCATATTATGGACGGTGATGATGTTGATGACGATGAAACAAATATTAAGATACCACGTGGTCTGCAGATAAATCCCGCTCTTAAAGCTGCTGCAAACAAGCGAATGCAGAAAGTGAATCGTGCAATTGAAAGGCAAAAAGTACGCCGTCATTTGTCCCCACAAGAGGACGAAGATGACTGGGGCGGCCGAAAGCGGAATCAGTCGTCACGGAAAATGTCCCCACGAGACGAGCGGAAAGAGCGCGAACGATTGTTGAAAAATGAAATGCGCCGGTCCGTGCCGTCTTTACCTGCTATTTTGAATAGACTAAAGCAAAAGGAGCTCCTTCCGGCAATattcttcatcttctctAGAGCTGGTTGTGACGACGCTGCCAGACAAGTATATCAGTACATGAAGGGTCCGCGAGACCCGAATTGTCTATTGCAAGACGAAAGGGAACAGCTTGGCATCAAGGAAGAGCAAAGATACGGAACCAAAAACGGGAAGTCACGTCAAAGAGCAGTTCAGAGACGAGGTGACCTCGTCGAGGATTCCGACGGGCGGACATTTCGATCTAAAAGCAATTTTATCAGTGAACAGACCCTGAATGCGTTGGAAATGTCGACGCCACTGGCGGACGACGAATTTGACGAAAGCTCACCGCTATCACCCGATAATTGGGattttttttcgaaagctgGGCTTTTAAGCTACGCCGAGGTTCGAGACGTTGCATCCAGAGTGTCGCGCTTCAATGCAGGCAATCCCGAAATTGCGTTTGAGGATGAAGTGATTGAGCAGTATCTTTTCGGCGCTGGCTCTCACCATGCTGGGATGCTCCCAGCTCACAAATCGTTTGTTGAGATCTTATACCGGAACCAACTAATGAAAGTCGTGTTTGCAACTGAGACTCTTGCAGCTGGTATTAACAT TGCGATGAACCTCCTGGAAACATCAAATTTGCTTCAAATGGCGGGTCGTGCGGGTCGTCGGGGAATGGATACAGATGGAACTTGCGTAATTGTTGCCACGCCTTTTGAAAATCATGATGAGGCTTCCAGGATCCTTATTGATCCAGTTAAACCAATTTCAAGTCAATTCAGCCCCTCGTATTCTCTCGCGATCAATTTGATTGCTCGAGGAGAAGGGAAGCTTGATGTTGCGCGGCAATTGGTCAGTAAATCTTTCGCAATGTGGGAAAAGCGTAAAGTCGAGCAGCACGTTGTAGATGCTGTGGAAAATCATGGGGATGATGTAAGCCAGGCTCTCAAAGTGTCTGCGCAAGACCGATTCATGAAAACTTTGGTAGATGCTCTTCAATCACAGGTGGATCAGAGAAGTGCTAAGTTTGATGTAAACAGAGTGGAATCTCTTCTGGGAATCCTTACAGATCGCGACTCATTGAAAAAGACTTCAAAATCTTTCGTCGGTGCTACCAAAATGTTCGAGCTTGAGTATACAACACTTTCGTATTTACAGAAGGAATACGACGCGCTCCGAGCTAGGGCTGAGATCGAAGACAGTGACTTCCTCAGTGAAATTATTGCTGAAGATACCAAGGACTTAATTAATCAGATTGAGAATCAAAGAAAGCGCGTCGAGACtaccgaaaaagaaattgggAAGCATCCATTCTCTATCATTACGGGTATTGCAAATCAAATTATGGAAGATGCTGCTTTTCCTGAATCAATCGTATTGAATAAGGCACTTGGCAGTGCACGGGAGGGGCACAAACGGACCGAGTTGTCGTCATTGACAGCTCAGGAATTGTCTCAGTTTTCAAAGTCAGCCATCATAGTTACTCGTAAAATGCGGAAAGTCAAAACGGCCAATCCAGACGTTGAAgatctttttcaacaagctgAAGACCTAAGAAACGATTCGTGGAATGACATGCTTTCCATTACCAAGACGCTGGTCGCATACGGCTGCTTATCAATTGAACATACTTTAGAAGGGGGCGAGTCGTACGAAGACCAGCAGTACACGATATCTCCAGCCGGAATCAACATTGGTATGCTCGGCTTCGAAAACTCATTGTGGGCGCTGGTTGCCATGGGTGGTGCTTGGGACGTTGTGGGTGCATCGGCCAAACTCGACGATTTCCGTACTGCCAtggaagattttgacaatgacgaagacTGGTACCAAAATCGAAAGGGTAACGATGTTCTTATTCCGCCAAAAGTTGTTTCAATTCCTATTTCGCAAAAGGAAGCCGATACGCTTAATGGCTTGCTCCGAGCCATGGACCCCAGCGAATTGGCTGGCTACGTGGCCAGCATAGTGACAGACAACTCTCGTGGGAATGGTGCACCGGTTGTTcagctcttccaaaatttAACCCCCCTTCAACAGCGCGTCATTCAAAGTTCACTTGTCTCTATGGAGCGCCTTGTAGAAGTGCAGAAACTTTATGGTGTAGATGAAAAGACACGAAGCTGCATACTCGACATTTCCAATTGTGAAGTTGTCACAGCTTGGGCCTCTGGTTGTTCCTGGCAAGAAGCTCTGGAGATTTCGGGGTCGCCACCAGGAGATTTGGCCCGTACTCTTTCACGCGTATTGGATGCAGTCCGACAACTAGGGAACATGCCGTACAGCCCCATTCGGAAACAGGAACTGTTGGATGGTCCTGTCGTCTGGGACGTTTCGCGGGGATTGCATCCCGAAATTCGGCGGCTATGTCGAGACGCTGCTCGTTTGATCAACAGGTACCCAGTCAAGGACCCCTTACAATTTGAAGAATTggatgacgaagatgtcGAGATATTGGACGAGATAGAGCAATTTTTCGAGGAAGATGAGATTGAGTCAGAGGCTTAG